The following coding sequences lie in one Cannabis sativa cultivar Pink pepper isolate KNU-18-1 chromosome 5, ASM2916894v1, whole genome shotgun sequence genomic window:
- the LOC115716017 gene encoding protein transport protein SEC16B homolog yields MASNPPPFEVEDQTDEDFFDKLVDDDFGPSESSAPKFPEGNDSDDAKAFANLSIADESPALEDFSGEGMVDELKTEDGAAQVDAADGSGIICEKSVVEVNAKDGNSGVSANSALDAVPEPKNDGTGSELRLESMSNESGSGGFKVVGWSSFHADSAQNGGHGFGSYSDFFSELDAGVSGEVPGKAGEDLTTQANMFPSHEEHRDESLNNMVNYTQHQESQNFVAPVEQQNTNVQDVNTSQYWENLYPGWKYDSNTGQWYQVDVVDPTAQAQGSFGTNSAVSDWTAVSEVKTEISYLQQTPHSPMGTVAKTNTHMQLQSNSFMGVSAETNAYMQQQTSNSAVGTAAETNSYVQQTSNSVVGPATETSTSHSVSDWNQPSQASNGYPEHMIFDPQYPGWYYDTIAQEWRTLDSYTSTVQPAVQDQNGVVSSNIYSQNKSSSFEEYRQDDNHGSRGLGGQGQEGGWGGSYNNSNQNNLNLWQAEVPKSAASTAFGGNQQLDSKYDGSQFYTNENPQASLSSFGAVQSYNRANQGHNETNGTLGFQGFNPVTQPFNQVNLNDQNHISNDYYSSQKPVSQQSFPGGNQLPYNPSVGRSPDGRPPHALVTFGFGGKLIVLKDHSNVGNSSYGSQGPVGGIVSVLNMQEVVTENTNVSTSSSCNYLRALCQQSFPGPLVGGNVGSKELNKWIDERITNCESSDIDFKKGQILKLLLSLLKIACQHYGKLRSPFGSEVALKDNDTPEAAVAKLFASAKASGAQFTEYGALNYCLQKLPSEAELQATASEVQNLLVSGRKREALQYAQEGQLWGPALVLASQLGDQFYVDTIKQMAFRQLAAGSPLRTLCLLIAGQPAEVFSVNAVADGSVPGSVTMFQQPAQFGTSGMLDDWEENLAVITANRTKDDELVIIHLGDCLWKEKSEITGAHICYIVAEANFESYSDSARLCLIGADHWKFPRTYASPEAIQRTELYEYSKVLGNSQFILLPFQPYKLVYAHMLAEVGKVSDSLKYCQAILKSLKTGRAPEVETWKQLVLSLEDRIRTHQQGGFTSNLAPTKLVGKLLNFFDSTAHRVVGGLPPPAPSTSHGSIHSNEHLHQQQMAPRVSGSQSTMAMSSLMPSASMEPISEWAADGNKMSMHNRSVSEPDFGRTPRQDDSSKEGTSADSRGKGSVSGGTSRMSRFGFGSVLLQKTMGLVLRPRSGRQAKLGEQNKFYYDEKLKRWVEEGVEAPAEEAALPPPPTMSTFQNGMSDYSMQSTLKSDATSLGGSPDPKSSTPEYSSGIPPIPPTSNQFSARGRVGVRSRYVDTFNQGGGRPANLFHSPSVPSVKPAVAANAKFFIPTPASGEQSMEAIAESVQEDVPTVGTHEEASTSTGNAAFQVPPPSASMQRFPSMGNIPGQRVMTNSNGSLSSLSRRTASWSGSFNDSFSSPKETEVKPLGAVSSGMPPTMFSPTDPSSMMRAQMNGGNFADELQEVEL; encoded by the exons ATGGCTTCTAATCCTCCTCCATTCGAGGTGGAGGATCAGACGGATGAGGATTTCTTCGATAAATTGGTGGACGATGATTTTGGTCCCTCGGAATCATCTGCCCCAAAATTCCCCGAGGGTAATGATTCCGACGATGCTAAGGCGTTTGCTAATCTTAGCATTGCGGATGAATCTCCTGCATTGGAGGATTTTAGCGGTGAAGGTATGGTGGATGAACTGAAAACTGAAGACGGTGCTGCCCAAGTAGATGCTGCAGATGGGTCTGGGATAATTTGCGAAAAGAGTGTTGTTGAAGTTAATGCGAAAGATGGGAATTCTGGTGTATCGGCGAACTCAGCTTTAGATGCGGTTCCCGAGCCTAAAAATGATGGGACAGGATCTGAATTGAGGTTAGAATCCATGAGCAATGAGTCCGGCAGTGGAGGGTTTAAGGTGGTGGGGTGGAGTTCGTTCCATGCTGATTCTGCTCAGAATGGTGGTCATGGGTTTGGATCCTACTCCGACTTTTTTAGTGAATTGGATGCAGGTGTTTCTGGGGAAGTTCCTGGAAAAGCTGGTGAAGATTTGACCACTCAAGCAAATATGTTCCCTTCCCATGAAGAGCATAGGGATGAAAGCTTGAACAATATGGTTAATTACACACAACATCAGGAAAGTCAAAATTTTGTTGCTCCAGTAGAGCAGCAAAATACAAATGTGCAGGATGTAAATACCAGTCAATACTGGGAAAATCTTTATCCGGGGTGGAAGTACGACTCAAATACTGGGCAATGGTACCAAGTGGATGTTGTTGATCCTACAGCTCAAGCTCAAGGTAGCTTTGGAACGAATTCTGCTGTCAGTGACTGGACTGCTGTTTCTGAAGTTAAAACTGAGATTTCATATTTGCAGCAAACGCCTCACTCTCCTATGGGAACTGTTGCTAAAACCAATACTCATATGCAGCTACAGTCTAATTCTTTTATGGGAGTTTCTGCTGAAACAAATGCCTATATGCAGCAGCAAACATCTAATTCTGCTGTGGGAACTGCTGCTGAAACCAATTCTTATGTGCAGCAAACATCCAACTCTGTTGTGGGACCTGCTACTGAAACCAGTACAAGTCACAGTGTGTCCGACTGGAATCAACCGTCCCAAGCAAGCAATGGGTATCCTGAACATATGATTTTTGATCCCCAGTATCCTGGTTGGTATTACGACACAATCGCCCAAGAGTGGCGAACTCTGGATTCTTACACTTCGACTGTTCAACCAGCAGTTCAGGATCAAAATGGGGTTGTTTCAAGTAATATATATTCTCAGAACAAAAGTAGTTCCTTTGAAGAGTACAGGCAGGATGACAATCATGGGTCAAGAGGCCTTGGTGGCCAAGGTCAAGAAGGTGGATGGGGTGGATCTTATAATAATAGTAATCAAAACAATCTGAACTTGTGGCAAGCTGAAGTACCTAAGAGTGCAGCCTCAACAGCATTTGGTGGAAATCAGCAACTGGATAGTAAATATGATGGTTCACAATTTTATACAAATGAAAATCCGCAGGCATCTTTGAGTTCTTTTGGAGCAGTTCAATCGTACAATAGAGCTAATCAAGGGCACAATGAGACCAACGGGACTCTGGGATTCCAAGGCTTTAACCCTGTTACCCAGCCGTTTAATCAAGTAAATCTCAACGACCAAAATCATATCTCAAATGATTACTATAGCAGTCAGAAGCCTGTATCTCAACAATCATTTCCTGGTGGCAATCAGTTACCTTATAATCCTAGTGTTGGAAGGTCACCGGATGGACGTCCTCCACATGCTCTAGTAACTTTTGGGTTTGGAGGAAAACTCATAGTATTGAAGGATCATAGTAACGTTGGGAACTCATCTTATGGAAGCCAG GGTCCTGTTGGAGGCATAGTTTCTGTTCTAAATATGCAAGAAGTTGTGACAGAGAACACCAATGTTTCAACCAGCAGTAGCTGTAATTACCTTCGTGCGTTGTGTCAACAGTCCTTTCCTGGTCCATTGGTTGGCGGCAATGTAGGAAGCAAAGAGTTGAATAAATGGATAGACGAGAGAATCACGAATTGTGAGTCATCTGACATAGATTTCAAGAAAGGTCAAATATTGAAGTTGCTACTCTCCTTGCTTAAGATAGCTTGCCAACATTATGGAAAACTTCGTTCTCCCTTTGGTTCTGAAGTTGCATTGAAA GATAATGATACCCCAGAAGCAGCAGTTGCTAAACTTTTTGCTTCAGCAAAGGCGAGTGGAGCACAATTCACTGAGTATGGCGCTCTTAACTACTGTTTGCAGAAACTGCCTTCTGAAGCGGAACTACAG GCAACTGCTTCTGAAGTGCAAAATCTTCTAGTTTCTGGTAGAAAGAGAGAGGCTTTACAGTATGCACAAGAAGGTCAATTGTGGGGTCCTGCACTTGTTCTTGCTTCACAACTCGGTGATCAG TTCTATGTTGATACTATCAAACAAATGGCTTTCCGACAATTGGCTGCGGGATCTCCTCTGCGGACTCTATGCCTGCTTATTGCAGGGCAACCAGCTGAAGTGTTTTCTGTAAATGCTGTTGCTGATGGCAGTGTTCCGGGTTCTGTTACAATGTTTCAACAGCCTGCACAG TTTGGCACCAGTGGTATGCTTGATGACTGGGAGGAGAATCTAGCAGTAATTACTGCAAACAGAACAAAAGATGATGAGTTGGTAATCATCCATCTTGGAGACTGCCTGTGGAAAGAAAAGAGTGAG ATTACTGGAGCACATATCTGCTATATAGTTGCGGAAGCAAATTTTGAGTCATACTCAGACAGTGCAAGACTCTGTCTGATTGGAGCAGATCACTGGAAATTTCCTAGGACCTATGCTAGTCCAGAGGCTATTCAG AGGACTGAGTTATACGAATACTCAAAGGTGCTTGGGAATTCTCAGTTTATTTTGCTACCATTTCAACCATATAAATTAGTCTATGCTCACATGCTTGCTGAAGTGGGAAAGGTTTCAGATTCTTTGAA ATACTGTCAAGCAATATTGAAGTCTCTGAAAACTGGTAGAGCACCTGAAGTAGAAACTTGGAAACAATTAGTATTATCACTTGAAGACAGGATTAGAACCCATCAACAG GGAGGATTTACTTCAAATTTGGCTCCTACAAAATTAGTTGGAAAGTTGCTGAACTTTTTCGATAGTACTGCACATCGTGTTGTTGGAGGTTTGCCGCCACCTGCACCGTCTACATCACATGGAAGTATCCACAGTAATGAACATTTGCACCAGCAGCAGATGGCTCCTAGAGTATCGGGTAGTCAATCAACAATGGCTATGTCATCTTTAATGCCTTCTGCTTCAATGGAGCCCATCAGTGAGTGGGCTGCTGATGGCAATAAAATGTCAATGCATAATAGAAGTGTTTCAGAGCCAGACTTTGGTAGAACTCCAAGACAA GATGACTCATCAAAGGAAGGAACCTCAGCTGATTCTCGAGGAAAAGGATCAGTCTCCGGGGGGACATCTCGCATGTCACGTTTCGGTTTTGGGTCAGTGTTGCTGCAAAAAACAATGGGCCTAGTTTTAAGGCCCCGCTCTGGTCGTCAG GCTAAATTAGGTGAACAGAACAAGTTCTACTATGATGAAAAGCTGAAGAGATGGGTTGAAGAAGGTGTTGAGGCCCCTGCTGAGGAAGCTGCTCTGCCACCTCCTCCAACAATGTCCACCTTCCAGAATGGAATGTCAGATTACAGTATGCAATCTACGTTGAAGAGTGATGCAACTTCTCTTGGAGGTAGCCCTGATCCAAAAAGTTCAACTCCAGAATATTCTTCAGGGATCCCACCTATTCCACCCACTTCAAATCAATTCTCAGCACGTGGGCGGGTGGGTGTTCGGTCAAG GTACGTTGACACTTTTAACCAGGGTGGCGGTAGGCCAGCAAATTTATTTCATTCGCCCTCTGTACCATCTGTTAAGCCAGCTGTTGCTGCCAATGCAAAGTTTTTCATTCCTACCCCTGCCTCGGGAGAACAGTCAATGGAGGCTATAGCAGAAAGTGTGCAGGAAGACGTGCCAACAGTGGGGACACATGAAGAAGCTTCCACATCTACCGGGAATGCAGCATTCCAGGTTCCCCCACCGTCAGCATCCATGCAAAGGTTCCCAAGCATGGGTAACATTCCAGGCCAGCGAGTTATGACAAATAGCAATGGCTCCCTTTCTTCACTCTCGCGAAGAACGGCTTCATGGAGTGGAAGTTTTAACGATTCATTCAGCTCTCCAAAAGAGACGGAAGTAAAACCTTTAGGAGCAGTGTCGTCGGGCATGCCTCCAACTATGTTTTCGCCCACTGACCCATCATCTATGATGCGTGCACAGATGAATGGTGGCAATTTTGCTGATGAACTCCAGGAAGTGGAGCTTTGA